The Corynebacterium tuberculostearicum genome window below encodes:
- a CDS encoding penicillin-binding transpeptidase domain-containing protein, protein MKKLVALVATITLASTSVVACTPKPVSAEPVAEEFLQGMESRNNDGLAALTDAPSDATSALDATYSGLQAEGLDMELEGVDQDENLATANYKVTWDLPKDRTLSYDTQMTLTKTEDEWTVRWKPSLIHPDLGANQHLELRALEAERASVVSSNGVELMSPGLNYRLVVDTSSLDDVRPTASKISGALAAAHRQDDSIAEMDAKDLAKKLEDADGSFSVTMFTEDQAKAVRPKVEGIDGVRLNEEPALVTRDRGLAPDLMSRVRSAVQDEVDGQTGWSISVVNENGAALSDVEKHDPDAAPSIKVGLDYDVQRAAQEAVNERADSQAMLVAIRPSNGDILAVAQTEKADEDGDVALQGQYPPGSVFKILTAAAGVEKQGLNTDTIVPCPGTMDIFGRVVTNYNAFALGSVPLSQAFAQSCNTTFADISTKLKPGELKDMGKKFGFGVEYEIPGLTTITGSIPEGKEPLERTESGYGQGYDLASPFGMALVSATVANGKTPTPTLIEGHETKASDKPQQISKPVLDNVRGMMRQVVTSGTARSMAAGGTIYGKTGEAEINEGSHAWFTGYREEDDIAFATLVVLGGGSDVSVNITSNFLQKVDDYRSGPHEGAAPPAEG, encoded by the coding sequence ATGAAGAAGTTGGTCGCGCTGGTTGCAACTATCACGCTCGCCTCCACCAGCGTGGTTGCCTGTACGCCGAAGCCGGTTTCCGCGGAACCGGTGGCGGAGGAATTCCTCCAGGGGATGGAGTCCCGGAATAATGACGGTTTAGCCGCGCTTACCGACGCCCCCTCGGACGCCACCTCCGCTCTCGATGCCACCTACTCCGGCCTGCAAGCCGAGGGGCTCGACATGGAGCTTGAAGGCGTGGACCAGGATGAGAACCTCGCCACGGCGAACTACAAGGTCACCTGGGACCTGCCCAAGGACCGCACCTTGAGCTATGACACGCAGATGACGCTGACCAAGACCGAGGATGAATGGACGGTGCGGTGGAAGCCGAGCCTTATCCACCCCGACCTGGGAGCAAATCAGCACCTGGAACTGCGCGCGCTGGAGGCAGAGCGCGCCAGCGTGGTTTCTTCCAACGGGGTGGAATTGATGAGCCCGGGCCTGAATTACCGGCTGGTGGTAGATACCAGCTCGCTGGATGATGTGCGGCCCACCGCTTCCAAGATCAGCGGCGCACTTGCTGCCGCCCATCGCCAGGATGACTCCATTGCGGAGATGGATGCCAAGGATCTGGCCAAAAAATTGGAGGATGCAGACGGCTCCTTTTCCGTGACCATGTTTACGGAGGACCAAGCCAAGGCCGTGCGCCCCAAGGTGGAAGGCATAGACGGCGTGCGCCTCAATGAAGAACCGGCTCTGGTCACCCGCGACCGTGGGCTGGCACCCGATCTGATGTCGCGCGTGCGCTCCGCGGTCCAAGATGAGGTCGATGGCCAAACGGGCTGGTCTATTTCTGTGGTCAATGAAAATGGTGCGGCGCTCTCTGATGTGGAAAAGCACGACCCTGATGCGGCGCCATCGATCAAGGTAGGTCTGGACTACGACGTGCAGCGTGCCGCGCAGGAGGCGGTCAATGAGCGTGCCGATTCCCAGGCCATGCTCGTAGCCATTCGGCCCTCCAATGGCGATATCTTGGCCGTCGCCCAAACCGAGAAAGCCGATGAAGACGGTGATGTAGCCTTACAAGGTCAGTACCCGCCCGGCTCGGTGTTCAAGATTCTCACCGCTGCGGCCGGCGTAGAAAAGCAGGGGCTTAATACCGATACCATCGTTCCGTGCCCTGGCACCATGGATATCTTTGGCCGCGTGGTGACCAACTACAACGCCTTCGCCCTAGGTAGCGTTCCGCTCAGCCAAGCCTTTGCACAATCGTGCAACACTACCTTCGCGGATATCTCCACCAAGCTTAAGCCTGGTGAGTTGAAGGATATGGGCAAAAAGTTTGGCTTCGGCGTGGAATACGAAATCCCGGGCCTTACTACCATTACCGGTTCCATTCCGGAGGGCAAAGAACCACTCGAGCGCACCGAATCCGGTTATGGCCAGGGCTACGACTTGGCTAGCCCTTTCGGCATGGCGCTTGTCTCTGCCACGGTAGCTAATGGCAAGACGCCAACACCTACGCTGATTGAAGGCCATGAGACCAAAGCCTCCGATAAGCCGCAGCAGATTTCGAAGCCTGTGCTAGATAACGTCCGCGGCATGATGCGCCAAGTGGTTACTAGCGGTACCGCACGCAGCATGGCAGCGGGCGGCACGATTTACGGCAAGACCGGTGAGGCCGAGATTAACGAGGGCTCGCACGCCTGGTTTACCGGTTACCGGGAAGAAGACGATATCGCCTTTGCCACCCTCGTGGTTTTGGGCGGCGGCTCCGATGTCTCGGTCAATATCACTAGCAACTTCTTGCAGAAGGTCGATGACTACCGGTCCGGACCGCACGAGGGTGCGGCTCCGCCGGCCGAAGGGTAG
- the map gene encoding type I methionyl aminopeptidase: MSNRGKLKPGKPTPILTVPESIERPEYAWKDEVQEGIGEPYVQSPEVIEKMREACKIAANALKEAGKAVQPGVTTDYVDRVAHEYMCDHGAYPSTLGYRGFPKSSCVSLNEIVCHGIPDTTVIEDGDIVNIDITAYKNGVHGDNNATFLAGNVSEEHRLLVERTKEATMRGIKAAKPGREINVIGRVIESYAKRFGYNVVRDFTGHGVGPTFHNGLVVLHHDSTVYRDILEPGMTLTVEPMINLGSLDYEIWDDDWTVQNTDGKFTAQFEHTLVITEDGNEILTMPDED, encoded by the coding sequence ATGAGTAATCGAGGAAAGCTAAAGCCAGGCAAGCCCACTCCGATCCTCACCGTGCCGGAGAGCATCGAGCGCCCAGAGTACGCGTGGAAGGACGAGGTGCAGGAGGGCATTGGCGAGCCCTACGTCCAGTCCCCAGAGGTTATTGAGAAGATGCGTGAGGCCTGCAAGATTGCGGCCAACGCCCTCAAGGAGGCTGGCAAGGCCGTACAGCCGGGCGTGACCACTGATTATGTAGACCGCGTTGCGCACGAGTACATGTGCGACCATGGCGCTTACCCGTCTACGCTAGGCTACCGCGGCTTCCCCAAGTCCAGCTGTGTATCCCTCAATGAGATTGTTTGCCACGGCATCCCGGATACCACGGTGATTGAGGATGGCGACATCGTCAATATCGATATCACCGCTTATAAGAATGGCGTCCACGGGGATAATAACGCCACCTTCCTCGCCGGTAATGTCTCCGAGGAACACCGCCTGCTGGTAGAGCGCACCAAGGAGGCCACGATGCGCGGCATCAAGGCCGCAAAGCCCGGCCGTGAGATTAACGTCATTGGCCGCGTTATTGAGTCTTATGCCAAGCGCTTTGGCTACAACGTCGTGCGCGATTTCACCGGACACGGTGTTGGCCCAACCTTCCACAACGGTCTTGTTGTCCTACACCATGACTCGACTGTGTACCGCGACATCCTTGAGCCTGGTATGACCCTGACTGTTGAGCCGATGATTAACCTTGGCTCCTTGGACTACGAAATTTGGGATGACGACTGGACCGTCCAAAACACCGACGGCAAGTTCACCGCCCAGTTTGAGCACACCCTTGTTATCACCGAGGATGGCAACGAAATCCTCACCATGCCGGACGAGGACTAA
- the rlmN gene encoding 23S rRNA (adenine(2503)-C(2))-methyltransferase RlmN, whose product MAQPVKLNFSAPRRGLPPKHFADLTETERIDKLAEIGLPKFRAKQLAKHYYEHYTDNVEDMTDIPAGKREAVKEAFFPELMQPIRTTSTDDGETTKSLWRLHDGTLLESVLMRYPGRATLCISSQAGCGMACPFCATGQGGLDRNLSTGEIVEQFRHAAAAMAAEGGRLSNVVFMGMGEPLANYKRVVQAVRQITGQDGAGFGLSQRNVTVSTVGLAPAIRKLADEDLACTLAVSLHTPDDELRDGLVPVNNRWSVDEVLDAARYYADKSARRVSIEYALIRDKNDQDFRADMLGRKLHQKLGSKVHVNVIPLNPTPGSEWDAAPQDRQDEFVRRVQAQGVPCTVRDTKGDEIAAACGQLAADEREDKSA is encoded by the coding sequence ATGGCTCAACCAGTGAAACTTAACTTCTCCGCCCCGCGCCGCGGACTTCCCCCTAAGCACTTCGCGGACCTGACCGAAACCGAGCGTATTGACAAGCTCGCAGAAATTGGCCTGCCTAAATTCCGCGCAAAGCAGCTGGCTAAGCACTATTACGAGCACTATACCGACAATGTAGAGGATATGACCGATATCCCCGCCGGCAAGCGTGAAGCAGTTAAGGAAGCCTTCTTCCCTGAGCTCATGCAGCCTATCCGGACTACTTCCACGGATGACGGCGAGACCACTAAGTCCCTGTGGCGTTTGCATGATGGCACGCTGCTGGAGTCGGTTCTGATGCGCTACCCAGGACGCGCCACGTTGTGTATTTCTTCCCAAGCCGGCTGCGGTATGGCCTGCCCGTTCTGCGCTACCGGCCAGGGCGGTCTAGACCGCAACTTGTCCACGGGCGAGATCGTTGAGCAGTTCCGCCATGCTGCAGCCGCGATGGCAGCAGAAGGTGGCCGCCTGTCCAACGTGGTCTTCATGGGCATGGGTGAGCCACTGGCCAACTACAAGCGCGTGGTGCAGGCCGTGCGACAGATTACCGGCCAGGATGGTGCCGGCTTTGGTCTTTCCCAGCGCAACGTGACCGTGTCTACCGTGGGCTTGGCACCGGCAATCCGTAAGCTGGCGGACGAAGATTTGGCCTGCACGCTCGCCGTTTCCTTGCACACTCCGGATGATGAGCTGCGCGATGGTCTCGTGCCAGTCAATAACCGTTGGTCCGTCGATGAGGTGCTCGATGCTGCGCGCTATTACGCGGATAAGTCTGCTCGCCGCGTGTCCATCGAGTATGCCCTGATTCGCGATAAGAATGACCAGGATTTCCGCGCGGATATGCTGGGCCGCAAGCTGCATCAGAAGCTGGGCTCCAAGGTTCACGTCAATGTCATTCCGCTGAACCCCACGCCGGGCTCGGAGTGGGATGCGGCCCCGCAGGACCGCCAGGACGAGTTCGTGCGCCGCGTACAGGCCCAAGGCGTTCCTTGCACGGTGCGCGATACCAAGGGCGATGAGATTGCGGCAGCGTGTGGTCAGCTCGCAGCGGATGAACGGGAAGATAAGTCCGCCTAA
- the frr gene encoding ribosome recycling factor: MIDEIQLEAEEHMTASVEHTREQLVTIRTGRANPTMFNGLVAEYYGVPTPITQMATISVPEPRMLLIKPYEQSMIHEIENSIRNSDLGVNPTNDGQVLRVTVPQLTEERRKEMVKLAKSKGEDGKIAIRNIRRKAMEQLKKLQKDGDAGEDEVIAAEKEMEKITSGYIEQVDKLVENKENELMEV, from the coding sequence ATGATCGATGAGATTCAGCTCGAAGCAGAAGAGCACATGACCGCTTCCGTCGAGCACACCCGCGAGCAGCTGGTGACCATTCGTACCGGCCGCGCGAACCCCACCATGTTCAACGGCTTGGTAGCCGAATACTACGGTGTACCTACCCCGATTACCCAGATGGCTACCATTTCCGTACCGGAGCCGCGCATGCTGCTCATCAAGCCTTATGAGCAGTCCATGATTCATGAGATTGAAAACTCCATCCGCAACTCGGATTTGGGTGTGAATCCTACCAACGATGGCCAAGTTCTGCGCGTGACCGTTCCGCAGCTGACGGAGGAGCGTCGTAAGGAAATGGTGAAGCTGGCCAAGAGCAAGGGCGAGGACGGCAAGATTGCTATCCGTAATATTCGCCGCAAGGCCATGGAGCAGTTGAAGAAGCTGCAGAAGGACGGCGACGCCGGCGAGGACGAGGTCATCGCAGCGGAAAAGGAAATGGAAAAGATTACTTCCGGCTACATCGAGCAGGTGGACAAGCTGGTAGAAAACAAGGAAAACGAGCTGATGGAGGTCTAG
- a CDS encoding phosphatidate cytidylyltransferase, which translates to MSDAINRRLPQPKNGAGRDLPAAIGVGVGLGALVVLAVWAGPLAWYAVVALAVGVAMWEVLSRLREHSYYIPRTLLIILGQAMVWVSWPLGAPGLVAVYVTAVLALMFGRLFHNGRHRPPINYLRDMSVGIFVLTWIPLFATFAAMLSLVSTPFASGAASIVVFMLCVVASDTGGYIAGVMFGSHPMAPAVSPKKSWEGFAGSIVFGVVTGALTVKFLLHHDAWVGGLMGLGLVICATLGDLVESQFKRELGIKDMSDLLPGHGGLMDRLDGMLPSAMVTWVAISFLATFTP; encoded by the coding sequence GTGAGTGACGCCATAAACCGCCGATTGCCTCAGCCGAAGAATGGCGCAGGCCGCGATTTGCCGGCCGCTATCGGCGTTGGCGTAGGCCTCGGCGCACTTGTCGTGCTCGCCGTATGGGCCGGCCCGCTCGCGTGGTACGCGGTCGTCGCCCTTGCAGTTGGCGTTGCTATGTGGGAGGTGCTCAGCCGCCTGCGGGAGCATTCCTACTATATTCCGCGCACCTTGCTCATTATTCTGGGCCAAGCCATGGTGTGGGTCTCGTGGCCACTGGGCGCGCCCGGCCTTGTGGCGGTCTATGTTACCGCTGTGCTGGCGCTTATGTTTGGTCGCCTCTTCCATAATGGTCGCCATCGCCCACCAATTAACTACCTGCGCGATATGTCCGTCGGCATTTTTGTGCTGACGTGGATTCCGCTATTTGCTACCTTCGCAGCAATGCTATCGCTGGTGTCGACCCCGTTTGCCAGTGGTGCCGCTTCCATCGTCGTTTTCATGTTGTGCGTGGTGGCATCCGATACTGGTGGCTATATCGCTGGCGTGATGTTTGGCTCGCATCCCATGGCCCCCGCAGTAAGCCCCAAGAAATCGTGGGAGGGCTTTGCCGGGTCCATCGTCTTCGGCGTGGTCACCGGCGCGCTTACCGTGAAGTTCCTGCTCCATCACGATGCCTGGGTGGGCGGCCTGATGGGCCTTGGCCTCGTCATTTGCGCCACCTTGGGCGACTTGGTGGAATCACAGTTTAAGCGTGAGCTGGGAATCAAGGATATGTCGGACCTGCTGCCAGGCCATGGTGGACTGATGGACCGCCTGGATGGCATGCTGCCTTCCGCCATGGTTACCTGGGTGGCCATTAGCTTCCTGGCAACGTTTACGCCATAG
- a CDS encoding DUF2631 domain-containing protein, producing MPIAQTDTRRSEGEQVSSHKPVPQVFDGVSTEDVPSAGFGWSRISRSGVQIAGWISVLFLLAYNFGNHKGHVETIWLIALAILIAVGLLIHAFQPKLHQVRTVTARNQPVGHQEPDWVYDQKTNTGVYAELTDSQLRALNIEPSRVSHLRVEPGTNNATPVSSGKYTL from the coding sequence ATGCCCATCGCACAGACGGACACACGCAGAAGCGAAGGAGAGCAAGTGTCTTCCCACAAGCCGGTACCGCAGGTATTTGACGGTGTTTCTACTGAGGACGTCCCATCCGCAGGATTCGGTTGGTCCCGCATCAGCCGCTCTGGCGTACAGATCGCCGGTTGGATCTCTGTCCTGTTCCTGCTTGCCTACAACTTTGGTAACCACAAGGGCCACGTTGAGACCATCTGGCTCATTGCCTTGGCTATCTTGATCGCCGTTGGCCTGCTCATCCACGCTTTCCAGCCTAAGTTGCACCAGGTCCGCACCGTGACCGCCCGCAACCAGCCGGTGGGCCACCAGGAGCCGGACTGGGTCTACGACCAGAAGACCAACACCGGCGTATACGCCGAGCTGACCGATTCCCAGCTGCGCGCGCTCAACATTGAGCCTTCCCGCGTTTCTCACCTGCGCGTTGAGCCAGGCACCAACAACGCCACCCCGGTTTCCTCCGGCAAGTACACGCTCTAA
- a CDS encoding M50 family metallopeptidase, which yields MANLLGIVFFALGIGLTVALHEAGHMLTARAFGMRVRRYFIGFGPRLFSFRKGHTEYGLAAFPVGGFCDIAGMTAQDEFLTEEEEPHAMYKKPWWQRIIVMAGGIGVNLILGFVILYFVAMTAGLPNPDADVRPRVGEVTCSANQKPNQELETCTGKGPAGKAGVQEGDIIVALDGQKLDSFTQLRDEVMQRPGETITLTVERGGEERDFTVHLDTVKRLNHDGELVDAGSIGLSNQLIDVVEKHGAVDALPATWRFSTYSLEATVDGLKQFPGKIPGVVASIFGHEREADGPMSVVGASRVGGELAERSLWSMFFMMLATLNFFLALFNLIPLPPFDGGHIAVIIYEKLRDGIRKMAGKPALGPADYTKLMPVTYVMAALLMGVGAIVIVADVVNPIRLFG from the coding sequence ATGGCAAACTTGCTGGGCATTGTGTTTTTCGCCCTCGGCATCGGGCTTACCGTAGCGCTGCACGAAGCAGGCCATATGCTCACCGCGCGCGCCTTTGGCATGCGCGTGCGGCGTTATTTTATTGGCTTTGGGCCGCGCCTATTTTCCTTCCGGAAGGGCCATACCGAATATGGGCTTGCGGCCTTCCCTGTGGGCGGGTTTTGCGATATCGCTGGCATGACGGCTCAGGATGAATTCCTCACCGAGGAAGAAGAACCCCATGCGATGTATAAAAAACCGTGGTGGCAGCGCATTATCGTGATGGCCGGCGGCATCGGTGTCAACCTGATTTTGGGCTTTGTCATCCTCTACTTTGTGGCGATGACGGCCGGCCTGCCCAATCCGGATGCTGATGTTCGCCCGCGCGTGGGCGAGGTGACTTGCTCGGCCAATCAGAAGCCGAACCAAGAGCTAGAGACGTGCACGGGTAAAGGCCCCGCTGGAAAGGCCGGCGTGCAGGAGGGCGATATTATTGTGGCCCTCGATGGCCAGAAGCTGGATTCTTTTACCCAGCTGCGCGATGAGGTAATGCAGCGCCCCGGCGAGACCATCACGCTGACGGTTGAGCGCGGTGGGGAAGAAAGGGACTTCACAGTCCACCTCGATACGGTCAAGCGATTGAACCACGACGGCGAGCTAGTGGATGCTGGCTCAATTGGGCTGAGCAATCAGCTTATCGATGTCGTCGAAAAGCACGGCGCCGTCGACGCCCTGCCAGCAACCTGGCGCTTCAGCACCTACTCGCTGGAAGCCACGGTTGACGGTCTCAAGCAATTCCCCGGCAAAATTCCGGGTGTGGTGGCCTCCATCTTCGGCCACGAACGCGAGGCCGATGGCCCGATGTCCGTCGTCGGCGCTTCCCGCGTGGGCGGCGAATTGGCGGAGCGCTCCCTGTGGTCGATGTTCTTTATGATGCTGGCCACCCTGAACTTCTTCCTCGCGCTTTTTAACCTGATTCCGCTGCCGCCTTTTGACGGCGGACATATCGCCGTCATCATCTATGAAAAGCTGCGCGATGGCATCCGCAAAATGGCGGGCAAGCCAGCTCTGGGCCCGGCCGATTACACCAAGCTGATGCCGGTGACCTATGTGATGGCCGCGCTGCTGATGGGTGTTGGGGCCATCGTGATCGTCGCCGATGTGGTCAACCCCATTCGGCTATTTGGCTAG
- the ispG gene encoding flavodoxin-dependent (E)-4-hydroxy-3-methylbut-2-enyl-diphosphate synthase: MSTPIGLGIPDGPPPVLHPRRKTRQLQVGPVGVGSDSPISVQSMTNTKTHDINGTLQQIAQLTASGCDIVRVACPKPIDAEALPAIAKKSPIPVIADIHFQPKYIFQAIDAGCAAIRVNPGNIREFDGRVKEVAKAAGDAGIPIRIGVNGGSLDKRLLEKYGKATPEALVESAIWEAGLFEEHGYGDIAISVKHSDPVLMVEAYRQLAEKTDYPLHLGVTEAGPKFMGTIKSSVAFGALLAEGIGDTIRVSLSAPPVEEIKVGDQILQSLNLRPRKLEIVSCPSCGRAQVDVYKLAEEVTAGLDGMEFPLRVAVMGCVVNGPGEARDADLGVASGNGKGQIFVKGEVVRTVPEDKIVETLIEEAMRIADEQGMEAVEGAKAEVRVTQ; this comes from the coding sequence ATGTCGACCCCCATCGGTCTAGGAATCCCAGACGGCCCACCACCAGTCCTGCACCCGCGCCGCAAGACTCGTCAGCTGCAGGTGGGCCCGGTCGGCGTCGGCTCTGACTCGCCCATCTCGGTGCAGTCAATGACCAATACCAAGACGCACGACATTAACGGCACGCTGCAGCAGATCGCGCAGCTGACCGCTTCCGGCTGCGATATCGTGCGCGTGGCTTGCCCTAAGCCCATCGACGCGGAGGCACTTCCGGCCATTGCCAAGAAGTCTCCGATCCCGGTGATTGCGGATATCCACTTCCAGCCGAAGTACATCTTCCAGGCCATCGACGCTGGTTGCGCCGCCATCCGCGTAAACCCAGGTAATATCCGCGAGTTTGACGGCCGCGTGAAGGAAGTTGCTAAGGCCGCAGGCGATGCCGGCATTCCCATCCGCATCGGCGTGAATGGTGGCTCCTTGGACAAGCGCCTACTGGAAAAGTACGGCAAGGCCACCCCGGAGGCACTCGTCGAGTCCGCTATTTGGGAGGCTGGCCTCTTTGAGGAGCACGGTTATGGCGATATCGCTATTTCCGTTAAGCACTCCGATCCGGTTCTGATGGTGGAGGCCTACCGCCAGCTGGCGGAAAAGACTGATTACCCGCTGCACCTTGGCGTGACCGAGGCCGGTCCGAAGTTCATGGGCACCATCAAGTCTTCCGTGGCCTTCGGTGCACTGCTGGCAGAGGGCATTGGCGATACCATTCGCGTGTCCCTGTCCGCCCCGCCGGTAGAGGAAATCAAGGTGGGCGACCAGATTCTGCAGTCGCTCAACCTGCGCCCGCGCAAGTTGGAAATCGTCTCCTGCCCGTCCTGCGGCCGCGCCCAGGTGGACGTTTACAAGCTGGCAGAAGAAGTTACCGCCGGCTTGGACGGCATGGAGTTCCCGCTGCGCGTTGCCGTGATGGGCTGTGTTGTCAACGGCCCAGGCGAGGCCCGCGATGCCGATCTCGGTGTTGCTTCTGGCAATGGCAAGGGTCAGATCTTTGTTAAGGGCGAGGTTGTTCGCACCGTGCCGGAAGACAAGATCGTGGAGACCCTCATTGAAGAGGCCATGCGCATTGCCGATGAGCAGGGTATGGAAGCCGTGGAAGGCGCCAAGGCTGAGGTTCGCGTAACCCAGTAA
- the dxr gene encoding 1-deoxy-D-xylulose-5-phosphate reductoisomerase, which produces MTTQRILILGSTGSIGTQALEVIADNPDKFDVVGIAAGGSNPQLIIEQARSLNLSFDHVAVANEAAAAEVSAALGGSVLSGADAAEHLVRSAPADTVLNALVGSLGLKATLATLEMGEYLALANKESLVAGGTLVTQKARPGQIIPVDSEHSAMAQCLRAGEEGELDKLVLTASGGPFRGWSREEMWDVTPEQAAQHPTWSMGQMNTLNSATLINKGLELIEATLLFDIAPERIDVTVHPQSIIHSMATFKDGCTIAQVSPPSMKLPISLAMNWPHRVPGAQPALDFAQAHDWRFEPLDDAAFPAVNLARRAAAEGTGVIYNAANEEAAAAFLSGRIHFPEIVDVVGTILDSASEFAGVVSSLDEILAVEGEARRRANALIDSLAD; this is translated from the coding sequence GTGACTACTCAGCGAATACTCATTCTTGGTTCCACCGGTTCAATCGGCACGCAGGCTCTGGAAGTCATTGCGGATAATCCCGATAAATTCGACGTCGTGGGAATCGCTGCGGGTGGCTCCAACCCGCAGCTCATCATCGAACAAGCCCGTAGCCTCAACCTTTCGTTTGACCACGTTGCCGTGGCCAACGAGGCCGCCGCCGCCGAGGTGTCGGCCGCTTTAGGCGGTTCGGTCTTGAGTGGCGCCGACGCTGCAGAGCACCTAGTGCGCTCGGCCCCGGCCGATACGGTACTCAATGCCTTGGTGGGGTCTTTGGGGCTCAAGGCCACCTTGGCCACTCTGGAGATGGGCGAGTATTTAGCCTTGGCCAATAAGGAATCCCTCGTGGCGGGTGGCACGCTGGTTACGCAGAAGGCGCGCCCTGGCCAGATTATCCCTGTTGACTCGGAGCATTCCGCCATGGCGCAGTGTCTGCGTGCCGGCGAGGAGGGGGAGCTGGATAAGCTTGTCCTTACCGCCTCTGGTGGCCCCTTCCGCGGTTGGTCGCGCGAAGAGATGTGGGACGTGACCCCTGAGCAGGCAGCGCAGCACCCTACCTGGTCCATGGGGCAGATGAATACCCTCAACTCTGCCACCCTCATTAATAAGGGCCTGGAGCTGATTGAAGCCACCCTGCTCTTTGACATCGCCCCGGAGCGCATCGACGTCACCGTGCACCCGCAGTCCATCATTCACTCCATGGCCACCTTCAAAGACGGCTGCACTATCGCTCAGGTCTCGCCGCCGTCAATGAAGCTGCCCATTTCGCTGGCGATGAATTGGCCGCACCGCGTACCAGGCGCCCAGCCGGCCTTGGACTTTGCGCAGGCGCATGACTGGCGTTTTGAGCCGCTTGACGATGCCGCCTTTCCCGCTGTCAACCTCGCCCGCCGGGCCGCGGCCGAGGGAACAGGGGTCATCTACAACGCCGCCAATGAGGAAGCAGCTGCCGCGTTCTTGTCTGGGCGCATCCATTTCCCGGAGATCGTGGACGTCGTGGGCACGATCCTTGATTCCGCATCCGAGTTTGCTGGTGTAGTCTCTAGCCTCGATGAAATCCTCGCGGTAGAAGGCGAGGCGCGCAGGCGCGCGAATGCGCTGATTGATTCGCTGGCTGACTAG
- a CDS encoding ABC transporter ATP-binding protein encodes MIIPNYPPLADDPTAQAFAVRGLNKSFAGRPAVSNLSLDIPRGSIYGIVGPNGAGKTTMLTMACGLMRPDSGEAFIAGHNTWQEPIAAKAAMGLLIDGAPVFDRLSGPEYLFYLGALRSMNQAEVERRSAQLLDALQLADAADKPIADYSAGMTKKILLAGALLHNPEVVILDEPLEAVDPVSGQLIQELLRAYAARGGTVILSSHVMQLVEGLCDHVAIIAGGQVLSAGHVEEVRQGGSLTDAFIHFAGGSDFDAGSFDWLRREGGEPQRGEGEA; translated from the coding sequence ATGATTATTCCGAATTATCCACCGCTTGCAGATGACCCCACCGCGCAGGCCTTTGCCGTGCGCGGTCTGAATAAATCTTTCGCTGGACGCCCCGCGGTGTCGAATTTGAGCCTTGACATTCCGCGGGGCTCTATTTATGGCATCGTCGGCCCTAATGGCGCTGGCAAGACCACCATGCTGACCATGGCGTGTGGTCTGATGCGCCCCGATAGCGGTGAGGCGTTCATCGCTGGGCACAATACGTGGCAGGAACCGATTGCGGCTAAGGCGGCGATGGGCCTGCTCATTGATGGCGCTCCCGTCTTTGACCGCTTGTCTGGCCCGGAGTACCTGTTTTATCTCGGCGCTTTGCGCAGCATGAACCAAGCCGAGGTGGAGCGCCGCAGCGCACAGCTGCTGGATGCCCTGCAGCTTGCCGACGCCGCCGATAAACCCATCGCGGACTATTCCGCCGGCATGACTAAGAAGATCCTTTTGGCAGGTGCGCTCCTGCATAACCCAGAGGTAGTGATCCTCGACGAGCCTTTGGAAGCGGTGGACCCAGTCTCCGGCCAGCTCATTCAGGAGCTCTTGCGCGCCTATGCCGCCCGCGGTGGCACCGTAATCCTGTCTTCACACGTTATGCAACTGGTGGAGGGCTTGTGTGATCATGTAGCCATTATCGCGGGAGGACAGGTGCTATCTGCTGGCCACGTCGAAGAGGTGCGCCAAGGCGGTAGCCTGACGGATGCCTTCATCCACTTTGCCGGTGGGAGTGATTTTGATGCGGGCTCTTTCGACTGGCTGCGTCGTGAAGGCGGCGAGCCGCAGCGCGGGGAAGGGGAGGCGTAG
- a CDS encoding LapA family protein, with amino-acid sequence MTNPNYPADDFSSSDADLSSTEMNTSAPETGSDLEPTVSDSTSHSTQPSGKAKGSFAASTWIALIVGFLLLIVLIVFIMQNQHEVPMNFLGWSGEFPAGIAFLIFAIGGALIMALVGGWRMFELRRQLRKQAQQV; translated from the coding sequence ATGACAAATCCGAATTACCCCGCAGATGACTTTTCTTCTTCCGACGCAGACCTCTCCTCGACGGAGATGAACACTTCTGCACCGGAGACCGGTTCTGACCTAGAGCCGACGGTCTCTGACTCTACTTCTCACTCCACCCAGCCTTCTGGCAAGGCCAAGGGATCTTTCGCAGCCAGCACGTGGATCGCGCTCATCGTAGGTTTCCTGCTGCTGATTGTTCTCATTGTTTTCATCATGCAAAACCAGCACGAGGTTCCCATGAACTTCCTGGGCTGGTCCGGTGAGTTCCCTGCCGGAATTGCTTTCCTCATCTTCGCCATTGGCGGAGCACTCATCATGGCGCTGGTGGGTGGCTGGCGCATGTTCGAGTTGCGCCGCCAGCTGCGCAAGCAAGCTCAGCAGGTATAA